The following are encoded together in the Monodelphis domestica isolate mMonDom1 chromosome 5, mMonDom1.pri, whole genome shotgun sequence genome:
- the LOC100013789 gene encoding COMM domain-containing protein 6-like yields the protein MEELCQPPLEAKSEVTNKLLDLQWKMGMAVSSDNCRSLKSPYVALMLKVADQSGQITNKSFEMTIPQFQHFFKQFKEMAAVIETV from the coding sequence ATGGAGGAGTTGTGTCAGCCACCGCTGGAGGCCAAATCCGAAGTCACTAACAAGCTTCTAGATCTTCAGTGGAAAATGGGTATGGCAGTGAGCTCAGACAATTGCAGATCTCTTAAGTCTCCTTATGTGGCATTGATGCTAAAAGTGGCAGATCAGTCAGGCCAGATAACAAACAAGTCCTTTGAAATGACAATTCCACAATTTCAGCATTTCTTCAAACAGTTTAAAGAAATGGCTGCTGTTATTGAAACTGTGTAA